Within the Halorhabdus rudnickae genome, the region CGAGTTCGAACTCGACGACGAGGAGCGCGAGGAGATCAAATCGGAGTTCGGTACCGAGTTCACGTCCGGAACGGAGGTCGAGGAACCCGGCGAGGCCGGCATCGACACGCCCGATCCGGAGCCGGAAACCACCGACGAGGAGACGATAGAACCAGAGACGACCACGGAACCGACGACCGAATCCAACGCGCCGACCGATACGTCCGTCGAGCAGGACGAGACGCAGGGAGACGACGAAGACACAGCGGTCGACCTCGAGGACGCGGTGATGGACGCGATGGCGGCCCTCGACGAGGGCGACGGTGCCGACCGGGAGGCCGTGATCGAACAGGTGAGCAACGACCACGGCGTACCGATCGGGGATGTCGAGGACGCCATCCAAGAAGCGCTGATGAACGGCCGGTGTTACGAACCGGGTGAACGGACGCTGAAGCCGATCTGATGGTCGTCGAACCGGTCCCCGACACCCCCGCCGCGCTGGTTGAGCTCCCGGATGGACGCGGACTGTTGCTCGCGGACATCCACGCCGGCATCGAGGCTGGACTCCGCCGAAACGGTGTCGAACTCCCGTCGGAAGCTGGAAAACGTCGCGAGACGATCTTGAACCTGCTCGCGCGGACGGACGCCGACCGCCTGATCGTCCTCGGAGACGTCGGCCACGCGATCGGGAGTCATTCGCGCGAGGAACGCAAGGAACTCGAGACGCTGGTCTCGGCCGTCACCGAGCGCGTGCCGCTGACGATAGTGAAGGGCAACCACGACGGCGAGATCGAGTCGTTACTGGCCGATCGCGACGGGGTGACGATCACCGGCGGCGAAGGCATCCGATTCGGCGGCCTCGGCCTGGCACACGGCCATACCTGGCCCGCCCGGGCTGTTCTCGGTGCGGAGACAGTGTGTGTCGGCCACGAACACCCTGTGGTCCGGCTGGAGGACGAAGTGGGAGGGGGCCGCAAAGAGCGAGTGTGGCTACGGGGACCGATCGATCCGGCGCCGTTCGAGGCGCACTACGGCGAGGACTGCCCGGAAATCGACGGCGAACTGGTCGTTTGCCCGGCGTTCAACGACCTCTCCGGCGGGACGTGGGTCAACGTCGAGGGGCAATCCTTCCTCTCGCCGTTCCTACCGGACGCCCTCGAAGCGGGCGACGCCTACCTGCTCGACGGGACGCGTCTGGGTCCGTACGACCAGATCTAAATCATGCGAAGAGCCGAGTGTGAACGCAGACACCGAGACGGGCCTGAACTCAGAGTGCGAGAAAGACGAGGCCGCTCACGATGACGACGCCCAGCACGGCCGAGACGAGGGTGCCCAGACGACGGGTGCCGAGGATCCACACCAGAGCCACCTTGACCAGCGTGTTCGCGATCGCCGCGATCACGATCGCCGTCGTCGCAACCGGCGTCGAGACGGCCCCCTGGGAGGCGAGTTGACTCACCGTGATCGTCATCGCGTCGACATCGGCAAGCCCCGAGAAGAACGCGGTCGCGTACAGCCCCGAGGATCCGAACCATTCGGTGGCATACTCAGAGACGAGCAACACGACGGCGAAGACGGCCCCGAACAGCAACGCCGGCCTGAGACGGAACGGATTCTTGAGGCGATCGGGTTCGACCGTCTGCTCGGCGGTCGTCCACCAGTAGAGTGCGGCGGCGGCGATCGCGCCGACGACGGTCATTCCGCCGAGCGGGAGCGCGACACTGGGGGCCAGCCTCGGATTGACGACGGCGACCTCGACGAGTGCGCGCGGGAACATGACGATCGAGGCCGTGACGACCGCGAAGCCACAGACGTGATACAGCGTCTCGTTTCCGATCGTCTTCCCGGCCATCGAGACGGTCGTCGCGGTCGAAGAGACGAACCCGCCGAGGATCCCCGTAAGGGCGATGCCACGCTCCGGCCCGACGATCCGGCCGAGCACGTAGGCGACAAAACCCAGTCCGGTCACGAAGACGACCATCAGCCAGACGAAACGAGGGTTGAGTCCGTGGAGCATATCGACCGAACGATCCGGCAGTGCCGGCAAGACGACGAGAGCGACGAGGATGAACTTCGCCGAGGCCCGGCGCTCGCGCTCCTCGATCCGGTCTGCGAACTCGTGGATCGGGTCCTTGACCGAGAGCAGGATCGTCACGGAACCGCCGACGACGATCGCGACGATCGCCCCCCGATCGGAATGCATCGACAACGCACCCAACAGAACAGTCACTAGCGCGGCCAGCAACGTGGTCAGACCGATATCACCCTCGGAGACGACTTTCCCGACGTAGGCGACAGTGAGTGGCACGACGAGTGCGGCGATCGCGATGGCCAGTGCGTCCGGGAAGAACGCCTGGACGAGTGCTCCGTACAGCGCGAGCAGCGGGAACGTTCGACTCCCGGCGAAGGTCCCGCCCGACTTGCTCTGCTCGCGTTCAAGCCCGATCAGTGCACCGAGGCCGAACGCGAGTGCGAGATGAAGGACCACCCCGAACAGTGGGGCCGTTGTCGGATCGACCATCGTCTAGACGTCTCGGGGGAACGCTTGTCAAGATACCCCATGCGGATCGACCTCATTGGAGGTCGAGTTTTATTGTCGCCGCGGTCCGAGCGGTCGTATGGCAGTACTGGTCCCATACGACGGGTCACAGCCGGCCCGCAAGGCAATCGAGGAAGCAGTCACAGAATACGGCGAGGAGACGATCGTCCTCCTGCGTGTGATCGAGGTCGCGGACGGATCTCTTGGGGCGGGGTTCAATCTCATCCGGGAGAGTCTCGAAGACGAACCCGAGGAACTGGCCGAGGGTATCGCCGACGAGGTGCTCGAGACTCTCGAAGCGACGGACGGCAACTACGAAGTCGAGACGGTGATCGGCAACGCCGCCAGAGAGATCGTCGAATACGCCGAAGAAAACGACGAGATCGAGCGGATACTCATCGGCAGTCACGGCCGCGAGGGGGTCTCCCGAATCCTGCTCGGCAGTGTCGCCGAGAAAGTCGTTCGACGGTCCCCGGTGAGCGTCACCGTCGTTCGGTAGACGGACCACCGGTGAGCGTCACCGTCGTTCGGTAGACGGACCACCGGTGAGCGCCACCGTGGTCCAGTAGACGGAGCAGCGACTTACGCGTTCAAACGTGCTCTTTCGGCATGAGATCGCGGAAATCTTGGTCGGCCAGCCACTCCGCCAGCGCCGCGAGTTCGTCGCTTGCGGCCGCGAACAACTCGGCCCCGATCTCGGCGCTGGCGTCGGTCTGGTCCCCGAAGACGCCGTTCTCGCTGTTGTCGATCGAGTCGTAGAACGTCCGTGAGCCGTGTGTTCGACCGATTCGGTCGTCGACCTCGGCGAGTCCCCCGTCGCGTGCCTCTTCGAGACGGTCATCGTGGACGAGGTCCGGGTGGAGGTGCTGGATGAGTGCCGTCTCCTTGGGCCCGCCGTGAGGGCCGTTGTGTTCGAAGGCCTCGTCGACGGTGTCGGGGATACTCTCGTCCCACATCCACTCGACAGCGTAGGCAGCCTCGTCGTTGCGGAGGCGACGACCGACCTCCCGCAGGTGAGTCACGTTCCCGCCGTGGGCGTTGACGTAGATCACCCGGTCGATCCCGTGGGCTGTCAGACTCCGGGTAATGCTTTCGACGTAGTCCCTGAACGCGCTCGGATCGGCCGATGCCGTCCCGGGGAACTGCAAGTGATGATCGGAGACACCGATTGTGACCGTCGGCGTACAAAGAAACCCAGTCCGGTCGGCCACCTCGCGGGCGAACGCTTCGGCGATGAGGTGGTCAGTTCCCTCTGGGAGATGTGGACCATGTTGCTCAGTCGATCCCAGCGGCACCAACGCTAACGATTCTGACTCGAAATACGATGCGAGGTCAGGCCAAGCCTCGTCCGGAAGATACATACTCCACTTTCGGGGATGCGTGCCCATGAACGTGTCCCACGCTGTCGAGCGACCGTTGGGTCGTTCAGGTGAAGAAATGATCGAGACCACTCCTCCCTCAAGCTGGTCGAGAAACGACCGCACACTCGGTGACCACCGGCGATAGAAACACGCGACGCAGGCTCACCGAACCGTCAAAGCCGAGAGTGGCGGGCATTGTGGCTCCGGTCTAGGATGTCCACCCCAAAGATAGCCTGCTGATCGGCGGTAGTCACATAAGCGCCCAAAACAATATATAACGATGTCAGACTCAGCGACGGTACTCGTCATCGGAGGCGGAGCGACTGGCACGGGCATCGCACGGGACCTCTCACTTCGCGGGATCGATGTGACGCTCGTTGAGCGAGGCGGACTCTCCAGTGGCACTTCGGGGCGCTCGCACGGACTGCTCCACAGCGGCGGACGCTACGCCGAGTCCGATCGGGTCGGTGCCGAGGAGTGTATTGAAGAGAACGAAGTCCTCCGTTCGATCGCCGGTGAGTGTATCAGAGACACCGGAGGGCTGTTCGTCCAACTCGACGAGGACGACCCAGAATACTTCGAAGAGAAGCGCGCGGCCTGTGAGGATATCGGGATCGAAACGGAATTGCTCGATGCCGATGAAGCCAGGGAACGCGTCCCCGATCTGACGCCGGACGTAGAGCGGGCAATGTGGGTCCCCGATGGCGCAATCTATCCCTCGCGACTCGGGGCGGCCAACGCTGCGGCTGCCGAGGAACACGGTGGGACAATCCACCCGCACGCACCTCTCGAAGCGGTGACCGTCACCGACGGTCGAATAACCGAGGCCACGCTCGGCGGAACGGTCGAGAAGACGATCGAACCGGAACACGTCGTCAACGCAGCTGGCGCGTGGGCCGGACAGGTAGCTGATCTCGCGGGTGTCGATGTCAATATGGCGCCTTCCCGTGGCGTGATGGTGGCCGTGGAGTACGACGAGTTGGCCCCCGTATTGAACCGCTGTCGGGACCCCGACGACGGCGACATCGTCGTCCCTCACGTCGGGGAAGCAGTCCTCGGGACGACAAGTGTCCCGGTCTCGGACCCCGACGACTACGAGACAGCCGCCTGGGAAGTCGAGAAGTCAATCGAGGAGTGTGCGGATATGCTGCCGCCGGTCGCCGACGCCCCAGTCGTCCGGGAGTGGTGGGGCGTCAGGCCGCTGTATGCCCCCGACGAAGGCGAGGGAGACCGGCGCGGCATCTCTCGGGGCTATTTCGTGTTGGATCACACTGGGGAGGGTGTCGAGAATTTCACTAGCATTGTGGGCGGGAAGCTGACGACCTACCGACAGATGGCCGAGACAACTGCCGACCACGTTTGTGGGAAACTCGGTGTCAACGCTGACTGCGAGACCGCAAGACGCCAACTGCCAGGCGCAGAAGATGCCGACCGGCTGGACGAGTTGGTCGAGCACTACGATGGACAGGGGCCGACCGACAAGGACGTCGTCGCGCGGTGAAAGTGGCTATCCTCGGCGGTGCCCAAAGAAAGTCCTGGAGTTCGTGTGTCTGGTGACGTTCCTGTCAGTCCCCTCGGGTCGTTCCATGACGCCGAGCACACCAAGGTGTACTGCCTGGTCCCGTCTCGCTGGCCGAGGAAAGAGGCGTCGTGTCACGCCAACGATTGTGGGCTATCGGGGCTATGTAGCTACTTTCCATGCGTACAGCTACATTGGATGTCGGCTCTAGGGAGGACCGTCGTGAATCGGCTAGATATGACGCTCTATCGCACCCTATACAAATGCGTCCGACTGTGATTCTGTCCGCACTCCACTGAGTAGCCGTGGTATCTGTTGCCACTACCCCGACGCGTTTAATCGGCTGAATCCGCTAGAAACAATCGATGAGTGAGGCGACGCGTGACGGGGATGCCGCGTTCACCCACCTCGGGGAGGCCGTCCGTGCGGCCCTGTCCGAACGTGGCTTTTCCACGCCGACGGAGCCACAACGCCGTGCGATCCCGCCGCTGGCTGACGGCGAGAACGCCCTCGTGATCGCACCCACGGGCAGCGGCAAGACCGAAACCGCCATGCTGCCCGTCTTCGACGCGCTTGCCGCCGATCCGCCCGAGGGGTTCGGAGCGCTGTACGTCACGCCCCTGCGCGCCCTCAACCGGGACATGCGCGACCGTCTGGAGTGGTGGGGCGAGACCCTGGACCTCGAGGTGGACGTTCGCCACGGCGACACCTCCGATTACCACCGCCAGCAACAGGCCGAGAATCCGCCGGACGTTCTCGTCACGACACCTGAGACGCTCCAGGCGATCCTGACCGGCGAGAAGCTGCGTGGCGCTCTCGAGAGTGTCGAACACGTCGTCGTTGACGAAGTACACGAACTCGCCGCGGCCAAGCGTGGCGCCCAGTTGACCGTCGGCCTCGAACGCCTCCGCGAAGTCGCGGGCCCATTCCAGCGGATCGGTCTCTCGGCGACGGTCGGCGACCCCGGCGAAGTCGGGAAGTTCCTTACCGGCGACCGCGGCTGTGCGCTCGTCGAGATCGACGCCGGGAGTTCCCTGGAAATAGACGTGGTCCGTCCGTCACTCCGGGACAGCGACGAGGAACTGGCTGGTCAGCTAGTTACCGACCCCGATGTCGCCAGTCACGTCCGGAAGATCGACGAGCTGATCGACGAGAACGAGTCGACACTGGTTTTTGTCAACACTCGACAAACTGCCGAGGCACTGGGCTCCCGACTCAAGGAGTACGGGACGGACGTGGGCATCCACCACGGGTCGCTGGCGTCCGACTCCCGCGTCGAGGTCGAGGACGCGTTCAAAGCCGGCGATCTGGACGCTCTGCTGTGTACCTCTTCGATGGAACTCGGCATCGATGTCGGCCGAGTCGATCACGTCGTCCAGTACAACAGTCCCCGGGAAGTCGCCCGACTCCTCCAGCGCGTCGGCCGCGCCGGCCACCGCCGAGACCTGACTTCCCGTGGGACGATCGTCACCACGAGTCCCGACGAGACCTTCGAGGCGGTGGCGATCGCCCGTCAGGCGCAAGCGGGCGACGTCGAACCCGCGGAGATCCACCACGGCAGCCGCGACACCGTCGCCAACCAGATCGCGGGGATCGTCATGGATTTCGGCGAGATCGACGCCCGACAGGCCTACGAGATCGTCACGCAGGCCTATCCCTTTGGCGACCTCTCGGAAGCGGCCTTCCGGGAGATCGTCCGCGAACTCGCCGAGAATCGCGTGATCTGGCTCGAGGAGGACGAGGACGAACTCAGCAAGCGACGGGGGACCTGGCAGTACTTCTATCACAACCTCTCGATGATCCCCGACGAGGCGACCTACGACGTGAAAGACGGCGCGAGCGGCCGGCAAGTCGGGACCTTAGACGAGCGGTTCGTCGTCAACTTCGCCGCGCCGGGGGAAGTGTTCATCCAGCGCGGGGACATGTGGCGGATCACTGAGATCGACGAGGACGACGAGACGGTCCACGTGACGCCAATCGAAGATCCTGCCGGCGAGGTACCCTCCTGGACCGGCCAGGAAATCCCTGTCCCCGAAGCTGTCGCACAGGAAGTCGCGGAGATCCGAGAAGTCGCCGCCGAACAGATGCGTTCCGGGGGCGATCGTGAATCCGTCGCCAGTCATCTCGCCGGACGATACGACGCCGACGTGGCGACGCTGGAGTCGGCACTCGAGCAGATAGCCTACCACGAGGGACCCATTCCCGGTCCCGACCGCATCGTCGTCGAATTCGAGGGCCGGGACGTGGTCGTCAACGCCGCCTTCGGCCACAAGGTCAACGAGACGCTCGGCCGATTGTTGTCCTCGCTTTTGGGCCAGCGGACGGGATCGTCAGTCGGTCTGGAGGTCGACCCCTATCGGATCTCTCTGGAAGTACCCCGGACGGTGACCGCCGGCGACGCCGTCGAGGTGTTAGAGACGACCGATCCGGCCCACGTCGAGGGGCTGATCGAGTTGAGCCTGAAGAACGCCGACGCCCTGAAGTTCCGACTCGCACAGATCGCGACGAAGTTCGGGGCGTTGAAAGGCTGGCGCGGCCGGGGAAGCAATCGCTTCGGCCGCGATCGCTTGCTGGAGGCCCTCGAAGACACGCCGATCTACGACGAGGCCCTCCGAGAATTACTCCACGAGAAACTCGCCATCGGGGCGACGGCCGACCTGCTCGGGGATGTCCAGTCGGGAGATCTCGCAATCGAGACTGTCGGTGGCCGGACGGCCATCGGTCGCGGCGGTCGATCGGGGAGCAAAGAGTTGCTCGCGCCCGAGAACGCCGACGCGAGCGTGATCCAGACGCTGAAGGAGCGACTCCAGGAAGACCGCGTTATCCTTTTGTGTGTTCACTGTACATCCTTCGAGCGAACGAAGCCGATCAAGCGGGTGCGCGAGCAACCCCGCTGTCCCGAATGCGATTCGACGCGGATCGCTGCGTTAAACCCCTGGGACGAGGAGACGGTCAAAGCGGTCCGGGCAGCGGACAAGGACGACGAGCAACGGCGCCGGACCAAGCGCGCCCACCAGGCGGCCGATCTGGTCCAGAGCCACGGCAAGCAGGCGGTGATCGCGCTGGCTGGCCGGGGCGTCGGGCCAACGAACGCGGCCCGGATCATCAACAAACTCCGGGAGGACGAAGCCGACTTCTACCGAGACATCCTCGAGCGCGAGCGGGAGTACGCCCGAACGCGTTCGTTCTGGGAGTGAGTCGGCCGACTCGGCCGGTACCGGCCAGTCACCGACGATCGAGCGACTCGGTCGTGGCGTCGGCCTCGCGCCAGTTCCCGCGTTTCCGAACTGCGACTCTGGAGACGACGATTCCCAGCGCGAGCACGACGACGCCGAACAGGAGGAACGACCCGATCAACGTCCCCGATCCGTGAATAAGCGGGTCGGTGGCCGCCGTCTCCCCAACCAGCCAGCGGCTCCCGACGACGACCAACGGTGATACGGTCACGACAACCCCGAGAACGACGAGTCCGCGGCCCACGATCAACGATGGGACCGTCGCCCGGGCCAGGACACCAGCAGGTGCCATCCACCCAACGATGCCGACGAGCACGACCGCGATCGGGTGTGCTGAGACGATGCTCACGAGCACGAACGCCGACAAGGGTGCGAACGGGACTGATATCGCCAGCGCGATGCCCAATCGCAGTGAGTACGGAACGGCGTGGCCGGCCGGCGATCGGATGTCGTCGGCGCCGGCCAGTGCGTCGTCGACGACCGCGCTGATGGCGTCGTCGGTCAACTCGTCGTCTGCCGTCCGGATCCGGAGCCCGCAGTCCGGACAGCTCCGGGCACCGTCCAGGGCTGCCCCACACTCGGGACAGGTCGCGTCGCCTGCATCGGCCATTGGACGCCCTTCTCAACGGAGGCATTTGACCTTTCCCCGTTGTCTTTGCAAAACACGGTGATCAACCTCGGAAAGGGGCCCGTGGGCTCCGGAAGACACACTGACGCGCCCCGGCAGGGATAAGCTCTTAACGGCCGCCGGAACACGTCCAGACATGGATCTTTCGGACTACTGGGGCGTCGGGCCGAAGACCCGCGATCTCCTGGCTGACTCGCTGGGCGTCGAGGCGGCCGTGGCGGCGATCGAATCGGGTGATCTGCGAACGCTGACCGCCGCCGGCCTCTCCCGGGGCCGGGGGACTCGCATTCTCCGGCGAGCCCAGGGGGGCGCGATGGACGTGCTGGCGACCCGGGACGCACGCGACGTCTACAAGACGGTACTGGACCTGGCGAGTTCGTTCGCCGTCACCCAACACGCCGCCGACAGTATCAGGCTGCTCACGCCGAAGGCCTCGCTGTCGGAGATGGAAGACCACCTCGCTACTGTCGTAGACGCCACGGCCGCCTGGGAGGAACTCGACGGGGACATCCGCGAGACAGTCCTCGAAGCCTTCGAAGGGTACGACAGCGTCGAAGGCGGGGATCTGGCGGGCGTTCGAGCGGCGCTGGCGCTGAAGGACGCTGGCGTGACCGATGGGGTGTTCGCCCCTCTCGCCAACCTCGACGGGGACCGCCTCGAAGTCGGCGCGGAGGCCCTGGAGGCTCTCGCTGGCGAGGGCGTCGCCGAGGGAGCCGACGAGCGGCTCGATGCGCTCCGGGCACAGCGCGGAGCCGTCGAAGACATGGCGGCCGACCCCGAGTCCGTGATCGCCAGCGTCCGTGGAGAGGGCATCCGGGGCGGCGACGCGTTTCAGGAGGCGTTCGTCCGATACGTCGTCGAGGAGGCCGACGTCGACGTCGAGGCCGTCCGGGAGTCGGCACCGACCGACGCGGCCGACGTCACCGACTTCGTCGCGGCGGCGTTGCGCGAACTCGCCGCCGACCGCCGCGAGACCGAGCGCGAACGGGAGGTCGAGGTCCGTGACCAGTTCGAGTCGACGCTGTCGGCAGCCGACGAAGAGATCACGCGTGCGGTCGAGACCGTCGACGAAATCGCGCTGTACGTCTCGCTGGCACGGTTCGCAATCGAGTACGATCTCCAGGCCCCCACCTACGTCGAGGATCGGGACGTTCTGGCAGTCGAAGGGGCCCGCAATCTGGCGCTCACGGCCGCAAGCGAGGACGTCCAGCCGATCACCTACGCGGTGGGCGAGCACACACTGTCGACACCGGAGGCGACTACCCCGCCGTCGGGGGATCGCGTGACCGTCCTGACCGGCGCCAACAGCGGCGGGAAGACGACGCTGCTGGAGACGCTCTGTCAGATCCAGTTGCTCGCACAGATGGGACTACCCGTTCCGGCCGAGCGTGCGGAGGTAGGTATCGTCGACACCGTCGTCTTCCACCGCCGGCACGCGAGTTTCAACGCCGGTGTCCTCGAATCGACGCTTCGATCGGTGGTCCCGCCACTGACCGAAGCGGGTCGGACGCTGATGCTCGTCGACGAGTTCGAGGCGATCACCGAACCCGGAAGCGCCGCCGACTTGCTCCATGGCCTCGTGACGCTGACCGTCGAACGCGCCGCACTGGGCGTGTTCGTCACCCACCTCGCCGACGACTTAGAGCCACTACCGCCGACCGCCCGGACCGACGGCATCTTCGCCGAGGGACTGACGACGGATCTCGAACTCGAGGTGGACTACCAGCCCCGCTTCGAGACGGTCGGACGTTCGACCCCGGAGTTCATCGTCTCGCGGCTCGTCGCCGACGCCGAAGAGCGAGCCGAGCGCTCGGGTTTCCGGACGCTCGCGCAAGCGGTCGGCGAGCAGGCAGTCCAGCGGACGCTCTCGGACGCCGAGTGGTCGGCCTGAGAGTGCCGCCCGAAGGCGACTCTCTAAAAGCCCACGATGTTGGGGGTCGACGGGTACGTGCGTCGAGAGCATAGAGACGACCGATGCCCACCGGCGAGGAAACCGGTCGCCTCGACCGCCAAACCGGGAAGCGACTGCTCGAACACACCCGATCGATCGTCGGGGCCGCCGCCCGCGACGACCAACCACCCGACCCCCCGGTGTTGCCGGTGCTCGATGAGGAACGCGGCGTCTTCGTCACGCTGAAACAGGACGGCGAGTTGCGGGGCTGTATCGGGCGTCCCCAGCCCGAAAGGGTGCTCACGGAGGCACTCGAGGCGGCGGCGACAGGCGCGGCAACATCGGATCCTCGCTTTTCGCCCCTCTTGCCCGACGAGATCGAGGACGTGACGATCTCGGTGAGCGTGCTGACGCCGCCTGAATTCTGTTCTCACCTCGATCCGGACGCGATCGAGGTCGGCCGCGACGGGCTGATCGTCTCGGATGGTCGACGGAGCGGTCTCTTGCTCCCGCAGGTGGCCGTCGAGCAAAACTGGACAGCCGAGGGGTTCCTCCGTGGCACGACCCGGAAAGCCGGGCTTCCGCCGGACGCCTGGCGGACCGAAGAGGTCATCGTCAAACGTTTCTCGGCGCAGGTGTTCGCGGAGAAATCTTCGGGCGGTCCTATGACTGTCGAGGACTACACCCGGGGGCCTCCGAACGGACAGCCGACAGACTGAGGGGGAGACCCCGAGAATCCCAATCCATGCCAGCCGAACTCGCAGAGAAGACCGACCGTTATGAACAACTACTCGCCGAAGCCCTCGAAGCGGCGACCGTCCAGCCACCCGCCGACACGCCACTGGGAGAGGCAGCAGGGGAGTTCCGGGAGATGGCACGTTCGTATCTCGAAGACGGCCGCCACTTCAAGACCGAGGACGACCCAGTCAACGCCCTGGCGGCGTTCTCCTACGGCCACGCCTGGCTGGACGCCGGCGCCCGGATCGGCCTTTTCGACGTTCCCGAAGAGGGCCATCTCTTCACCGTCTGAGCGGGACGGCTCTACGACCGAAACGCTACGCTAGATAATATTTCCCGTGATATAAAGGCCGTGAGCCTATAAGGGTTGGGGAAAGGCTTAAATACACACCTCCCTTACTACACGTCAGGAAGGGTAGCTCGACGGTATTAATATTTTCTCCGTTGGGCGCCCACGTCCCCCCCATCATGAGTGAAACGACGACTCCCCTGTACACCCGAGAAGGAACGAACGAAACATCAAACGACGAGCGCGAGCGAACCGAACCCGAAGCGGAGAGCGAGAACGAACAGACCGAGACCCACGTCTGTCCGGAGTGTGGCGGAACATTGCAATCGGACTCCGAGCGGGGCGAGACGGTCTGTAGCGAGTGTGGCCTGGTCGTCGAAGAAGACGAAATCGACCCCGGCCCGGAGTGGCGCGCTTTCGACGCCAAAGAGAAAGACCAGAAGAGCCGCGTCGGTGCCCCCACTACCAACATGATGCACGACAAGGGGCTCTCGACCAATATCGGCTGGCAGGACAAAGACGCCTACGGCAACTCGCTGTCCTCGCGACAGCGCGAGAAAATGCAACGATTGCGTACCTGGAACGAACGCTTCCGCACACGTGACTCCAAAGAACGCAATCTCAAACAGGCCCTCGGCGAAATCGACCGCATGGCCTCCGCCCTTGGCCTCCCCGAAAACGTCCGCGAGACCGCGAGCGTCATCTATCGCCGCGCCCTCGACGAAGACCTCCTGCCCGGTCGCTCCATCGAAGGCGTCTCGACGGCCTCCCTCTATGCGGCCGCCCGACAGGCTGGCGTCCCGCGGAGTCTCGATGAGTTCACGCGGGTCTCCCGCGTCGAGCGCATGGAACTGACGCGAACCTACCGGTACATCGTCCGTGAGTTGAATCTGGAGATCAAACCCGCCGATCCCGGGAGTTACGTCCCCCGCTTTGCATCGGACCTCGACCTGCCCGAGGAGGTAACCAACCGGGCCCGGGAGTTGCTGTCGGGAGCCCGCGAGAACGGAATCCTGAGCGGGAAGAGTCCGGTCGGCCTGGCGGCGGCCGCGATCTACGCGGCAGCGCTTTTGTGCAACGAGCGAGTCACCCAAAGCGACATCTCCAACGTCGCGAACATCTCCGAGGTCACCATCCGTAACCGATACAAGGAGTTGCTGGAGGCCGACACCGACGACGAGCAGCCGTAGTCGTCGGCGACGCAACGTACCGACAACGAACAGCGATAATCTCCAACGACGCCACAAAAGCCTTAACCGCCGGTCGTGACGGATCCGGTATGGTGGAATTTAGCCTGCCACAGATCGGTCTCGAACTGGGGGGCGGTGCGCTCATCGGTGCCGTGATCGGCTTCGCGGCCAAGAAGCTCGCAAAACTCATCGCGATCATCATCGGTCTCGAACTTGCGCTGTTCAAGTTCCTCGAAACCCGCGGCATCCTGAGCGTCAAC harbors:
- a CDS encoding universal stress protein, whose amino-acid sequence is MAVLVPYDGSQPARKAIEEAVTEYGEETIVLLRVIEVADGSLGAGFNLIRESLEDEPEELAEGIADEVLETLEATDGNYEVETVIGNAAREIVEYAEENDEIERILIGSHGREGVSRILLGSVAEKVVRRSPVSVTVVR
- a CDS encoding MgtC/SapB family protein, with amino-acid sequence MVDPTTAPLFGVVLHLALAFGLGALIGLEREQSKSGGTFAGSRTFPLLALYGALVQAFFPDALAIAIAALVVPLTVAYVGKVVSEGDIGLTTLLAALVTVLLGALSMHSDRGAIVAIVVGGSVTILLSVKDPIHEFADRIEERERRASAKFILVALVVLPALPDRSVDMLHGLNPRFVWLMVVFVTGLGFVAYVLGRIVGPERGIALTGILGGFVSSTATTVSMAGKTIGNETLYHVCGFAVVTASIVMFPRALVEVAVVNPRLAPSVALPLGGMTVVGAIAAAALYWWTTAEQTVEPDRLKNPFRLRPALLFGAVFAVVLLVSEYATEWFGSSGLYATAFFSGLADVDAMTITVSQLASQGAVSTPVATTAIVIAAIANTLVKVALVWILGTRRLGTLVSAVLGVVIVSGLVFLAL
- a CDS encoding metallophosphoesterase; translated protein: MVVEPVPDTPAALVELPDGRGLLLADIHAGIEAGLRRNGVELPSEAGKRRETILNLLARTDADRLIVLGDVGHAIGSHSREERKELETLVSAVTERVPLTIVKGNHDGEIESLLADRDGVTITGGEGIRFGGLGLAHGHTWPARAVLGAETVCVGHEHPVVRLEDEVGGGRKERVWLRGPIDPAPFEAHYGEDCPEIDGELVVCPAFNDLSGGTWVNVEGQSFLSPFLPDALEAGDAYLLDGTRLGPYDQI
- a CDS encoding creatininase family protein; this encodes MYLPDEAWPDLASYFESESLALVPLGSTEQHGPHLPEGTDHLIAEAFAREVADRTGFLCTPTVTIGVSDHHLQFPGTASADPSAFRDYVESITRSLTAHGIDRVIYVNAHGGNVTHLREVGRRLRNDEAAYAVEWMWDESIPDTVDEAFEHNGPHGGPKETALIQHLHPDLVHDDRLEEARDGGLAEVDDRIGRTHGSRTFYDSIDNSENGVFGDQTDASAEIGAELFAAASDELAALAEWLADQDFRDLMPKEHV
- a CDS encoding FAD-dependent oxidoreductase, producing MSDSATVLVIGGGATGTGIARDLSLRGIDVTLVERGGLSSGTSGRSHGLLHSGGRYAESDRVGAEECIEENEVLRSIAGECIRDTGGLFVQLDEDDPEYFEEKRAACEDIGIETELLDADEARERVPDLTPDVERAMWVPDGAIYPSRLGAANAAAAEEHGGTIHPHAPLEAVTVTDGRITEATLGGTVEKTIEPEHVVNAAGAWAGQVADLAGVDVNMAPSRGVMVAVEYDELAPVLNRCRDPDDGDIVVPHVGEAVLGTTSVPVSDPDDYETAAWEVEKSIEECADMLPPVADAPVVREWWGVRPLYAPDEGEGDRRGISRGYFVLDHTGEGVENFTSIVGGKLTTYRQMAETTADHVCGKLGVNADCETARRQLPGAEDADRLDELVEHYDGQGPTDKDVVAR